In the genome of Streptomyces pactum, one region contains:
- a CDS encoding LLM class F420-dependent oxidoreductase: MPAPHPSGLRVGVQLHPQHTDIGPLRAAWRAADALGVDSLWTWDHFLPHHGDPAGRHFECWSLLSAMAVETEHALIGPLVCCTAFRNPSVLADMARTVDQLSGGRLVLGLGAGWFEEEHRAYGLPFPGPKERMDNFAVAVRTVKERLSTLNPGPAGELPVLIGGGGRRRTLELVAREADWWNWYGWASADPVAEFRELNGVLDDWCARVGRDPGEVARTVMIDAAGLPLLAEYAAAGAAHVVLSLPAPYDMALVEELIERRDAIRA; the protein is encoded by the coding sequence ATGCCCGCACCCCACCCCTCCGGCCTCCGGGTCGGCGTCCAGCTGCACCCCCAGCACACCGACATCGGCCCGCTGCGCGCCGCCTGGCGGGCGGCGGACGCCCTCGGGGTGGACTCGCTGTGGACCTGGGACCACTTCCTGCCGCACCACGGGGACCCGGCCGGCCGCCACTTCGAGTGCTGGTCGCTGCTGTCCGCGATGGCGGTGGAGACCGAGCACGCGCTGATCGGTCCGCTGGTCTGCTGCACCGCTTTCCGCAACCCCTCGGTCCTCGCCGACATGGCCCGCACCGTCGATCAGCTCAGCGGCGGCCGGCTGGTGCTCGGGCTGGGCGCGGGCTGGTTCGAGGAGGAGCACCGCGCGTACGGGCTGCCCTTCCCCGGCCCCAAGGAGCGGATGGACAACTTCGCCGTCGCGGTACGGACCGTGAAGGAACGTCTCTCCACCCTCAACCCCGGCCCGGCCGGGGAGCTGCCGGTGCTCATCGGGGGCGGTGGCCGGCGGCGCACCCTGGAGCTGGTGGCCCGCGAGGCCGACTGGTGGAACTGGTACGGCTGGGCCTCGGCCGACCCGGTCGCCGAGTTCCGCGAGCTGAACGGGGTGCTGGACGACTGGTGCGCGCGGGTCGGCCGCGATCCGGGCGAGGTGGCCCGCACGGTGATGATCGACGCCGCCGGGCTGCCGCTGCTGGCGGAGTACGCCGCGGCCGGCGCGGCGCACGTGGTCCTCTCGCTGCCCGCGCCGTACGACATGGCGCTGGTGGAGGAGCTGATCGAGCGCCGGGACGCGATCCGGGCATGA
- a CDS encoding MFS transporter — protein MSRPEGPAAAQEPMGRPFTVLMACLLLSSLGNGLCFPFTAIYLSELLGLGPGAAGGYFVAMAAASFTAALLGGPLADRGGPHRVGAAGAAALAAGYGLLAPASSLVPVLLSGACVGAGFGLFYAAIVGVVDGAVPESRRRTAFTVRHVVNNVGIGAGSVIAGLVLHGAGTPVTALRWLYVANAAAALPLLAVILSMRPRGEAAAREAVVDGTAGPGYRALLRSRPMALLICAQALFAVVGFTQIEATVPLLMHDRMAVTLGWVSVVTAVNSFALVVLQPPARRWFERLPETVSLAAGPVLWAVAFGCGLLAVVLDGTGGPVLRYALLICFAVVFAAGELTYSSAFYPLLLSWSGEASVGRASALASLAWNLGTATGPPLGLLLVTHVPAAGSWAALAAGAGVAFAVAAAAHRAAPRA, from the coding sequence ATGAGCCGCCCCGAGGGGCCGGCGGCGGCCCAGGAGCCGATGGGCCGACCCTTCACCGTGCTGATGGCCTGCCTGCTGCTGTCCAGCCTCGGCAACGGCCTGTGCTTCCCGTTCACCGCCATCTACCTCAGCGAACTGCTGGGGCTGGGCCCCGGCGCCGCCGGCGGCTACTTCGTCGCGATGGCCGCCGCCAGCTTCACCGCCGCGCTGCTCGGCGGGCCGCTGGCGGACCGCGGCGGACCGCACCGGGTGGGGGCCGCGGGCGCCGCGGCGCTCGCCGCCGGGTACGGACTGCTCGCCCCGGCCTCCTCCCTGGTGCCGGTGCTGCTCTCCGGCGCCTGCGTCGGCGCCGGGTTCGGGCTGTTCTACGCGGCGATCGTCGGGGTGGTGGACGGCGCGGTGCCGGAGAGCCGGCGGCGCACCGCGTTCACCGTGCGGCACGTGGTGAACAACGTCGGCATCGGCGCCGGCTCGGTGATCGCCGGGCTGGTGCTGCACGGCGCCGGCACCCCGGTCACCGCCCTGCGCTGGCTGTACGTGGCGAACGCGGCGGCGGCCCTGCCGCTGCTGGCGGTGATCCTGTCCATGCGCCCGCGCGGCGAGGCGGCGGCGCGGGAGGCGGTGGTGGACGGCACGGCCGGGCCCGGGTACCGCGCCCTGCTGCGGTCCCGGCCGATGGCCCTGCTGATCTGCGCCCAGGCGCTCTTCGCGGTGGTCGGCTTCACCCAGATCGAGGCCACCGTGCCGCTGCTGATGCACGACCGGATGGCGGTCACCCTGGGCTGGGTGAGCGTGGTGACGGCCGTCAACTCCTTCGCCCTGGTGGTCCTCCAGCCCCCGGCGCGGCGCTGGTTCGAGCGGCTGCCGGAGACGGTGAGCCTGGCCGCCGGCCCGGTGCTGTGGGCGGTGGCCTTCGGCTGCGGACTGCTCGCCGTGGTGCTGGACGGCACCGGCGGGCCGGTGCTCCGGTACGCGCTGCTGATCTGCTTCGCGGTGGTCTTCGCGGCGGGCGAGCTGACGTACTCCTCCGCCTTCTACCCGCTGCTGCTGAGCTGGTCCGGCGAGGCGTCGGTGGGCCGGGCGAGCGCGCTGGCCTCGCTCGCCTGGAACCTGGGCACCGCCACCGGCCCGCCGCTGGGGCTGCTGCTGGTGACCCACGTCCCGGCGGCGGGAAGCTGGGCGGCGCTGGCGGCCGGGGCCGGCGTGGCCTTCGCGGTGGCCGCCGCGGCCCACCGCGCGGCCCCGCGCGCCTGA
- a CDS encoding ABC transporter substrate-binding protein: protein MRSTPGTGRRPVRRRHAIGAVLLSVVAVTALTSCADEPGKSEGKNGDPITVGLTYTPNIQFAPFYVAVEKGFYKSAGVKVSLRHHGAAEDLFGALKQGREDVVYAGGDEMLQARSKNLPIVDIATVYHKYPVALLVPEDSDIRKPQDLKGRTIGTPGPFGETYFGLLALLKEAGLSEKDAKVKYIGFTQQAALKGNKTDGVMGYINNDAVSFDESGTPVRAITLSDEGGGQSLVGPSLGAKQSTLDKRGDDIRKFVDASLRGMQYTLDHPEEAVEISKKYIPGLDDGKKKRNALAVLRATEPLMRNDRGELGQIDPQVWARMAEFMYDQGLLDKEIQAEQAYDADYLPKS from the coding sequence GTGCGTTCCACACCCGGAACCGGCCGCCGTCCGGTGCGCAGACGCCACGCGATCGGGGCCGTCCTGCTGTCGGTCGTGGCGGTCACCGCCCTGACCTCCTGCGCCGACGAGCCGGGGAAGTCCGAGGGCAAGAACGGCGACCCGATCACCGTCGGGCTCACGTACACCCCCAACATCCAGTTCGCCCCGTTCTACGTGGCGGTGGAGAAGGGGTTCTACAAGAGCGCCGGGGTGAAGGTGAGCCTGCGCCACCACGGTGCGGCCGAGGACCTCTTCGGCGCACTGAAGCAGGGCCGCGAGGACGTGGTCTACGCGGGTGGCGACGAGATGCTCCAGGCCCGCTCCAAGAACCTGCCGATCGTGGACATCGCCACCGTCTACCACAAGTACCCGGTGGCGCTGCTGGTCCCCGAGGACTCCGACATCCGCAAGCCCCAGGACCTCAAGGGCCGCACCATCGGCACCCCCGGGCCCTTCGGCGAGACGTACTTCGGCCTGCTCGCCCTGCTCAAGGAGGCCGGGCTGTCGGAGAAGGACGCCAAGGTGAAGTACATCGGCTTCACCCAGCAGGCGGCCCTCAAGGGCAACAAGACCGACGGCGTCATGGGCTACATCAACAACGACGCGGTGAGCTTCGACGAGTCGGGCACCCCGGTCCGCGCCATCACCCTCTCCGACGAGGGCGGCGGCCAGTCGCTGGTCGGGCCCTCGCTCGGGGCCAAGCAGAGCACCCTGGACAAGCGCGGCGACGACATCCGCAAGTTCGTCGACGCCTCGCTGCGCGGGATGCAGTACACCCTCGACCACCCCGAGGAGGCGGTCGAGATCAGCAAGAAGTACATCCCCGGCCTGGACGACGGCAAGAAGAAGCGGAACGCGCTCGCCGTGCTGCGCGCCACCGAGCCGCTGATGCGCAACGACCGCGGCGAGCTGGGCCAGATCGACCCGCAGGTGTGGGCCCGGATGGCCGAGTTCATGTACGACCAGGGGCTGCTGGACAAGGAGATCCAGGCCGAGCAGGCGTACGACGCGGACTACCTGCCCAAGTCCTGA
- a CDS encoding ABC transporter permease: MWEALAGGALGIGVALPLGYLIARNRIAAAALQPYIAATQAIPAVALAPLLALWLGYGLLPIAVLCALLVFFPILVNTVLGLRGVDPDVMGAARVDGVGGWGMLWYIEIPLALPSILTGVRNGLTLSMTGAVVGEFAMGGEGLGQLLTVQRQEADTVGLFSTILMLSVLAVGLYGAIRLIERCVQR, from the coding sequence GTGTGGGAGGCGCTGGCCGGCGGCGCCCTGGGGATCGGGGTGGCGCTGCCGCTGGGCTACCTGATCGCCCGCAACCGGATCGCCGCTGCCGCGCTCCAGCCGTACATCGCCGCCACCCAGGCGATCCCGGCGGTGGCGCTCGCCCCGCTGCTCGCCCTCTGGCTGGGGTACGGCCTGCTGCCCATCGCGGTCCTCTGCGCCCTGCTGGTCTTCTTCCCCATCCTGGTCAACACCGTGCTCGGACTGCGTGGCGTGGACCCGGACGTGATGGGTGCCGCCCGGGTGGACGGGGTCGGCGGGTGGGGGATGCTCTGGTACATCGAGATCCCGCTGGCCCTGCCCAGCATCCTGACCGGGGTCCGCAACGGCCTCACGCTCTCCATGACCGGCGCCGTGGTCGGCGAGTTCGCCATGGGCGGCGAGGGGCTGGGCCAGCTGCTCACCGTGCAGCGCCAGGAGGCCGACACCGTCGGCCTGTTCAGCACGATCCTCATGCTCTCCGTACTCGCCGTCGGTCTGTACGGCGCGATCCGTCTGATCGAGCGGTGTGTCCAGCGCTGA
- a CDS encoding acyl-CoA carboxylase epsilon subunit, with translation MSAGRTGAGAPAPDRTAPAATAPGGAERDRPAPGAPAAPAAGQAAGAPDIDGPLGPSLLKVIRGNPSPDELAAATAVLLALARRAAPADGGGTTATPRWRPAPADGCPPRSWKSRRSPAT, from the coding sequence ATGAGCGCCGGCCGCACCGGAGCCGGTGCCCCCGCGCCCGACCGGACGGCGCCCGCCGCCACCGCGCCCGGCGGGGCGGAGCGGGACCGGCCCGCGCCCGGCGCCCCGGCGGCGCCCGCGGCCGGCCAGGCCGCCGGCGCCCCGGACATCGACGGTCCGCTGGGCCCGTCCCTGCTCAAGGTCATCCGCGGCAACCCGAGCCCGGACGAGCTGGCCGCCGCCACGGCGGTGCTGCTCGCCCTGGCCCGCCGCGCGGCACCCGCCGACGGCGGCGGCACCACCGCCACCCCGCGCTGGCGTCCGGCGCCCGCCGACGGCTGTCCGCCGCGCTCCTGGAAGTCCCGCCGGTCCCCGGCCACCTGA
- a CDS encoding acyl-CoA carboxylase subunit beta gives MPQSNATMHDRVSELHRLREEVREGDARATGAQHAKGKRTVRERLDLLFDEGSFTEVEPLRRHRATGFGLEQRKPYTDGVVTGWGTVHGRTVFAFAHDFRIFGGALGEAHAQKIHKIMDMALAAGAPLVSLNDGAGARIQEGVSALAGYGGIFERNTRASGVIPQISVMLGPCAGGAAYSPALTDFVFMVRETSQMFITGPDVVQAVTGEKVSQNGLGGADVHAETSGVCHFAYDDEETCLEEVRYLLSLLPQNNREAAPAVRGDDPADRRCEALLDLVPVDGNRPYDMRDVIEEIVDDGEHMEVHQRWAPSVLCTLARLDGQVVGIVANQPQSLAGVLDIHSSEKAARFVQFCDAFNIPLVTLVDVPGFLPGVDQEHGGIIRHGAKLLYAYCNATVPRISVVLRKAYGGAYIVMDSRSIGTDLAFAWPTNEIAVMGAEGAANVVFRRQIAASDDPDTTRSQLVKEYTAELMHPYYAAERGLVDDVIDPAETRGILIRSLAMLRDKHADLPVRKHGNQPA, from the coding sequence ATGCCGCAGAGCAACGCCACCATGCACGACCGCGTTTCCGAGCTGCACCGGCTGCGGGAAGAGGTCCGGGAGGGTGACGCACGCGCCACCGGGGCGCAGCACGCCAAGGGCAAACGGACGGTGCGGGAGAGGCTGGACCTGCTGTTCGACGAGGGGTCCTTCACCGAGGTGGAGCCGCTGCGACGGCACCGGGCCACCGGGTTCGGGCTGGAGCAGCGCAAGCCGTACACCGACGGGGTGGTCACCGGCTGGGGGACCGTGCACGGCCGCACCGTCTTCGCCTTCGCCCACGACTTCCGGATCTTTGGCGGCGCGCTGGGCGAGGCCCACGCGCAGAAGATCCACAAGATCATGGACATGGCGCTGGCCGCCGGGGCCCCGCTGGTGTCGCTCAACGACGGTGCCGGCGCCCGCATCCAGGAGGGCGTCTCCGCGCTCGCCGGCTACGGCGGCATCTTCGAGCGGAACACCCGGGCCTCCGGGGTGATCCCGCAGATAAGCGTGATGCTGGGCCCCTGCGCCGGCGGCGCCGCCTACTCCCCGGCCCTCACCGACTTCGTCTTCATGGTCCGCGAGACCTCGCAGATGTTCATCACCGGCCCGGACGTGGTCCAGGCCGTCACCGGCGAGAAGGTCTCCCAGAACGGACTGGGCGGCGCCGATGTGCACGCCGAGACCTCCGGGGTGTGCCACTTCGCGTACGACGACGAGGAGACCTGCCTGGAGGAGGTGCGCTACCTGCTCTCCCTGCTGCCGCAGAACAACCGCGAGGCGGCGCCCGCCGTACGCGGTGACGACCCGGCCGACCGGCGCTGCGAGGCACTGCTGGACCTGGTCCCGGTGGACGGCAACCGCCCCTACGACATGCGGGACGTCATCGAGGAGATCGTGGACGACGGCGAGCACATGGAGGTGCACCAGCGCTGGGCCCCCAGCGTGCTGTGCACGCTCGCCCGGCTGGACGGCCAGGTGGTGGGCATCGTCGCCAACCAGCCGCAGTCGCTCGCCGGGGTGCTGGACATCCACTCCTCGGAGAAGGCCGCGCGGTTCGTGCAGTTCTGCGACGCCTTCAACATCCCGCTGGTGACCCTGGTGGACGTGCCCGGCTTCCTGCCCGGCGTGGACCAGGAGCACGGCGGCATCATCCGGCACGGCGCGAAGCTGCTCTACGCGTACTGCAACGCCACCGTGCCGCGGATCTCGGTGGTGCTGCGGAAGGCGTACGGCGGCGCGTACATCGTGATGGACTCCCGCTCCATCGGCACCGACCTCGCCTTCGCCTGGCCCACCAACGAGATCGCGGTGATGGGCGCGGAGGGCGCGGCCAACGTGGTCTTCCGCCGTCAGATCGCGGCCTCCGACGACCCGGACACCACCCGCAGCCAGCTGGTCAAGGAGTACACCGCCGAGCTGATGCACCCGTACTACGCGGCGGAGCGCGGGCTGGTGGACGACGTCATCGACCCCGCCGAGACGCGCGGCATCCTCATCCGCTCGCTGGCGATGCTCCGCGACAAACACGCCGACCTGCCGGTCCGCAAGCACGGGAACCAGCCGGCATGA
- a CDS encoding response regulator transcription factor — protein sequence MTDRTRPGEDGAAGGGDGGDPLDQTLRAVRELIESTVAEHRARRSRNRLVTEVGVDDAGLREAAERLAVRARYNLELVLPCAGGRTSPVHTALAGLLDLAAPAVAVRALCAQPPPGWETRGEVRTAKVALPALVIADSATALICAESPAGRQTSLVRDPAVARTLHSLFGSVWGGATPVAGPFDFGNRARADMVRRVLERLRDGVTDEAAARELSVSVRTYRRYVTHILELLGASSRFQAGVRATELGILRDR from the coding sequence ATGACCGACCGTACGCGGCCCGGGGAGGACGGGGCGGCCGGCGGCGGGGACGGCGGCGACCCCCTCGACCAGACGCTGCGCGCGGTCCGCGAACTCATCGAGTCCACCGTCGCCGAGCACCGGGCGCGCCGGAGCCGCAACCGGCTGGTGACCGAGGTCGGGGTGGACGACGCGGGGCTGCGCGAGGCGGCCGAGCGGCTCGCCGTCCGGGCCCGGTACAACCTGGAGCTGGTGCTGCCGTGCGCCGGCGGCCGGACGTCGCCGGTGCACACCGCCCTGGCCGGACTGCTGGACCTGGCCGCCCCGGCGGTGGCGGTGCGCGCGCTGTGCGCCCAGCCGCCGCCCGGCTGGGAGACCCGCGGCGAGGTGCGGACCGCGAAGGTGGCGCTGCCCGCCCTGGTGATCGCCGACTCCGCCACCGCGCTGATCTGCGCCGAGTCGCCCGCCGGCCGGCAGACCTCGCTGGTCCGGGACCCGGCGGTGGCCCGGACGCTGCACTCCCTGTTCGGCAGCGTCTGGGGCGGTGCCACCCCGGTGGCCGGGCCGTTCGACTTCGGCAACCGGGCGCGGGCGGACATGGTGCGCCGGGTGCTGGAGCGGCTGCGGGACGGGGTGACCGACGAGGCCGCCGCCCGCGAGCTGTCGGTTTCGGTGCGCACCTACCGCCGTTACGTCACCCACATCCTGGAACTGCTGGGCGCCAGCTCCCGCTTCCAGGCCGGGGTGCGCGCCACCGAACTGGGCATCCTGCGGGACCGCTGA
- a CDS encoding response regulator transcription factor, whose translation MMSDPEQGSVAAGRPFAAAGIAPAGPETDRVEQALLAARDLIEATVVRHRRELARSSLAGAAHAETVERLVRGATQSVSAVLTGAEQEAPLLAALGRLAAAGGDQVTVKLLCLPGAVHTGRLRTTPRPFPRFEVRVADAELEETLLVDSRTAYVRPDPERPGRAGSVVEDSLTVQAVELLFAGAWANGVGLADYPRLTGRLCPRSARRILECLRTGHTDEVAAREMKVSLRTYRRYVAEVMRELGASSRFQAGVRAVELGLLPGRP comes from the coding sequence ATGATGTCCGATCCTGAACAGGGGAGCGTGGCGGCCGGCCGGCCGTTCGCCGCGGCCGGAATCGCCCCGGCCGGCCCGGAGACGGACCGGGTGGAACAGGCCCTGCTGGCGGCCCGGGACCTGATCGAGGCGACCGTCGTCCGGCACCGCCGGGAGCTGGCCCGGTCCTCGCTGGCCGGCGCGGCCCACGCGGAGACCGTGGAGCGGCTGGTGCGCGGTGCCACCCAGAGCGTGAGCGCGGTCCTCACCGGCGCCGAGCAGGAGGCCCCGCTGCTGGCCGCGCTGGGCCGGCTGGCCGCGGCCGGCGGTGACCAGGTCACCGTGAAACTGCTGTGCCTGCCCGGGGCGGTGCACACCGGCCGGCTGCGGACCACCCCGCGCCCCTTCCCGCGCTTCGAGGTACGGGTCGCCGACGCCGAACTGGAGGAGACCCTCCTGGTGGACTCCCGCACCGCCTACGTGCGGCCGGACCCGGAGCGGCCGGGCCGGGCCGGCTCGGTGGTGGAGGACTCGCTCACCGTCCAGGCGGTCGAGCTGCTCTTCGCCGGTGCCTGGGCGAACGGGGTGGGCCTGGCGGACTACCCGCGGCTGACGGGCCGGCTGTGCCCGCGGTCCGCGCGGCGGATCCTGGAGTGCCTGCGCACCGGCCACACCGACGAGGTGGCGGCCCGGGAGATGAAGGTCTCGCTGCGCACCTACCGCCGGTACGTCGCGGAGGTGATGCGGGAACTGGGCGCCAGCTCCCGCTTCCAGGCCGGCGTGCGCGCGGTGGAACTGGGACTCCTGCCCGGCCGGCCGTGA
- a CDS encoding DsbA family protein produces the protein MPAPSTTRRLAATGAVIAFVVAVFLTVLALGDDGGGVRDHGPAGDRPEVSAEQRRYDELTGRSARRTEGDPMAVGRADAPVVLVEYADYQCSYCGEFARTTRPELVERYVERGLLRIEFRNFPIFGADSERAARASWAAGRQGRFWEFHDELFAHPRKGDALAEDRLVELARRGGVPDLDRFRRDLNGEAAGAALERDREQGYRLGVQSTPSFLVNGRPVAGAQPVSVFAEVIDDAAAAARHGGADGTEGADGADGARRPDGGTGGDEPGGR, from the coding sequence ATGCCCGCACCCAGCACCACCCGCCGACTGGCGGCGACCGGCGCCGTCATCGCCTTCGTCGTCGCCGTCTTCCTCACCGTGCTCGCCCTCGGCGACGACGGCGGCGGCGTCCGCGACCACGGCCCGGCCGGGGACCGCCCGGAGGTGAGCGCCGAGCAGCGCCGGTACGACGAGCTGACCGGGCGCAGCGCCCGGCGGACCGAGGGCGACCCGATGGCCGTGGGCCGGGCGGACGCCCCGGTGGTCCTGGTCGAGTACGCCGACTACCAGTGCTCCTACTGCGGGGAGTTCGCCCGGACGACCCGGCCCGAGCTGGTCGAGCGGTACGTCGAGCGCGGCCTGCTACGCATCGAGTTCCGCAACTTCCCCATCTTCGGCGCGGACTCCGAGCGCGCCGCCCGGGCCTCCTGGGCGGCCGGCCGGCAGGGCCGGTTCTGGGAGTTCCACGACGAGCTGTTCGCCCACCCGCGCAAGGGTGACGCGCTGGCCGAGGACCGGCTGGTCGAGCTGGCCCGGCGCGGCGGGGTGCCCGACCTGGACCGCTTCCGCCGGGACCTGAACGGCGAGGCGGCCGGGGCGGCCCTGGAGCGGGACCGCGAGCAGGGGTACCGGCTGGGTGTGCAGTCCACCCCGTCATTCCTGGTCAACGGCCGTCCGGTGGCGGGCGCCCAGCCCGTCTCGGTCTTCGCCGAGGTGATCGACGACGCGGCCGCCGCGGCCCGGCACGGTGGCGCGGACGGCACGGAGGGCGCCGACGGCGCGGACGGTGCGCGGCGGCCGGACGGCGGCACCGGCGGTGACGAGCCGGGCGGCCGGTGA
- a CDS encoding cytochrome c biogenesis CcdA family protein yields MADIGYLAAFLGGALALLSPCSALLLPAFFAYSLSSPGRLLARTGIFYLGLATTLVPLGAASTAASRLFNGHRDLLVAIGGWTVVALGAAQILGMGFASRRAGRTAGRITPRAAASAAATYLLGSVYGLAGFCAGPILGAVLTVTAVSGSPVYGASMLAVYALGMALPLFVLALCWDRWDLGRRRWLRGRELRAGRLRLHTTSLVSGLFFIAIGVLFLRYNGTAALPGPLDAGQALALERRVRRIGDAVPDLALLAGIALVVAVALARIALRAPKE; encoded by the coding sequence GTGGCCGACATCGGTTATCTGGCGGCGTTCCTCGGCGGGGCGCTCGCCCTGCTCAGCCCGTGCAGCGCGCTGCTGCTGCCCGCCTTCTTCGCGTACTCGCTCTCCTCGCCCGGCCGGCTGCTCGCCCGGACCGGGATCTTCTACCTGGGGCTCGCCACCACACTGGTGCCGCTGGGGGCCGCGTCCACCGCGGCCAGCCGGCTCTTCAACGGTCACCGGGACCTGCTGGTCGCCATCGGCGGCTGGACGGTGGTGGCGCTGGGTGCCGCCCAGATCCTGGGGATGGGCTTCGCCTCGCGGCGGGCCGGGCGCACCGCGGGCCGGATCACCCCGCGGGCGGCGGCCTCCGCGGCGGCCACCTATCTGCTGGGCTCGGTCTACGGGCTGGCGGGCTTCTGCGCCGGGCCGATCCTCGGCGCGGTGCTGACCGTGACCGCGGTCAGCGGCAGCCCGGTGTACGGGGCGTCGATGCTGGCGGTGTACGCGCTGGGGATGGCGCTGCCGCTGTTCGTGCTGGCGCTGTGCTGGGACCGCTGGGACCTGGGCCGGCGGCGCTGGCTGCGCGGGCGGGAGCTGCGCGCGGGGCGGCTGCGGCTGCACACCACCTCGCTGGTGTCGGGGCTGTTCTTCATCGCCATCGGGGTGCTGTTCCTGCGGTACAACGGCACCGCCGCGCTGCCCGGGCCGCTCGACGCCGGTCAGGCGCTGGCGCTGGAGCGCCGGGTGCGCCGGATCGGTGACGCGGTGCCCGACCTGGCGCTGCTCGCCGGGATCGCGCTGGT